In Halanaeroarchaeum sp. HSR-CO, one DNA window encodes the following:
- a CDS encoding site-2 protease family protein — MTATSPEDHPSPDSFSSVFHVYEIRQNGDQLVYFGEPLANRQTIMKTVWPRFHEAGYEVQLTRQTGEFVLVAEPRSIGEDSIPWTNVALAVATILSTLFVGAQWYYVQDPLSPAIVSAIPFSLAVMGVLGTHELGHYVMSRYHDVDATLPYFIPFPTIVGTMGAVIRMRGQIPDRKALFDIGVAGPLAGLVATVVVSAIGLLLPPVTVPEWVFAAESAVEIEFGYPPLLHAIAWVLDAPLTYDDPTTVINPVVIGGWVGMFVTFLNLIPVGQLDGGHILRAIVGPAQERIVPFVPTALFGLAAYLYLFTETTQVVGIWVLWGIMATLAAAFGSAQPIDDSPLDRRRIAIGIATFVLGALCFTPVPIQIVGA; from the coding sequence ATGACGGCCACGTCGCCGGAGGACCACCCGTCACCCGATTCGTTCTCCTCGGTGTTCCACGTCTACGAGATCCGCCAGAACGGCGACCAACTCGTGTACTTCGGGGAGCCGCTGGCGAATCGCCAGACCATCATGAAGACCGTCTGGCCTCGGTTCCACGAGGCAGGGTACGAGGTACAACTCACGCGACAGACTGGCGAGTTCGTCCTCGTGGCAGAGCCCCGCTCGATCGGCGAGGACTCCATCCCCTGGACCAACGTGGCACTGGCCGTCGCGACCATCCTCTCCACGCTCTTCGTGGGGGCCCAGTGGTACTACGTCCAGGACCCCCTCTCGCCCGCTATCGTCTCTGCCATCCCGTTCTCGCTGGCGGTGATGGGCGTCCTCGGCACCCACGAACTCGGCCACTACGTGATGAGCCGGTACCACGACGTCGACGCCACGCTCCCCTACTTCATCCCGTTCCCGACCATCGTGGGGACGATGGGGGCGGTCATCAGGATGCGGGGACAGATACCGGACCGAAAGGCGCTCTTCGACATCGGGGTTGCTGGCCCACTCGCCGGACTGGTCGCGACCGTGGTCGTGTCTGCCATCGGCTTACTCCTGCCACCAGTCACCGTTCCCGAGTGGGTGTTCGCCGCCGAATCGGCCGTCGAGATCGAGTTCGGCTACCCGCCGTTGCTCCACGCCATCGCCTGGGTCCTCGACGCGCCGCTCACCTACGACGACCCGACGACGGTCATCAATCCCGTGGTCATCGGCGGCTGGGTCGGGATGTTCGTCACGTTCCTCAATCTGATCCCGGTGGGGCAACTGGACGGCGGCCACATCCTCCGCGCCATCGTCGGCCCAGCACAGGAACGCATCGTCCCCTTCGTGCCGACCGCCCTGTTCGGCCTGGCGGCCTATCTCTACCTGTTCACAGAGACGACGCAGGTGGTCGGGATCTGGGTCCTCTGGGGGATCATGGCGACGCTGGCAGCCGCGTTCGGCTCTGCACAGCCGATCGATGACTCGCCATTGGACCGCCGGCGAATCGCTATCGGTATCGCCACGTTCGTCCTGGGAGCGCTCTGTTTCACACCGGTCCCGATACAGATCGTTGGCGCCTGA
- the thiL gene encoding thiamine-phosphate kinase produces the protein MDERAALDLVGSLVDAAGDDAAVVGDTVLTIDMLHEETDFPAGTTPYTMGWRSVGASLSDVAAMGARATGTVAVYGSPTFEADPLEGFVTGALDVSQSVGAEYVGGDLDGHQEVTVATTAIGTTHDPVLRSTASPGEVVCVTGTLGRSAAAVRFFEAGDTQRANEHFRFLPRVDAGLTLAATVTSMMDSSDGLARSLYQLAEASDVGFAIEGDRVPVDGALEAMGDGTDVLHEAMTYGEDFELVATMPERAVESVRDSLDVDLTVVGQVTDPEDGILLDGEPLADEGWTHGRA, from the coding sequence ATGGACGAACGGGCGGCCCTGGACCTCGTCGGCAGCCTCGTCGATGCCGCAGGCGACGACGCGGCCGTGGTGGGCGACACCGTGCTGACTATCGACATGCTCCACGAGGAGACCGACTTCCCGGCGGGAACGACGCCGTACACGATGGGCTGGCGGTCCGTCGGCGCCTCGCTCTCGGACGTGGCGGCGATGGGGGCGAGGGCGACGGGAACCGTCGCCGTCTACGGAAGTCCCACCTTCGAGGCGGACCCCCTCGAGGGGTTCGTCACCGGAGCACTGGACGTCTCGCAGTCGGTCGGTGCCGAGTACGTCGGCGGCGACCTCGATGGTCACCAGGAGGTCACCGTCGCCACGACGGCCATCGGAACCACGCACGACCCGGTGTTGCGGAGTACCGCGTCCCCCGGCGAGGTCGTCTGCGTCACGGGCACCCTCGGTCGGTCTGCAGCGGCCGTGCGGTTCTTCGAAGCGGGGGACACCCAGCGAGCGAACGAGCACTTCCGGTTCCTGCCGCGTGTAGACGCCGGCCTGACCCTCGCTGCGACGGTCACGTCGATGATGGACTCGAGCGACGGTCTCGCCCGGTCGCTGTACCAGCTCGCCGAGGCGAGTGACGTCGGATTCGCCATCGAAGGGGATCGGGTGCCCGTGGACGGCGCCCTCGAAGCGATGGGCGATGGCACCGACGTGCTCCACGAGGCGATGACGTACGGGGAGGATTTCGAACTCGTCGCCACGATGCCCGAGCGGGCCGTCGAGTCGGTTCGGGACTCCCTCGACGTGGATCTGACTGTCGTAGGCCAGGTCACCGACCCGGAAGACGGTATCCTGCTGGACGGCGAGCCGCTGGCCGACGAGGGATGGACCCACGGCCGGGCCTGA
- a CDS encoding radical SAM protein — protein sequence MISKGCEQCALGGKMVLFVYGYCDERDCFYCPLGENRKNVEHVYANERPVESDEDVLEEARKMDALGASITGGEPQEVMDRTTHYISLLKAEFGEDYHVHLYTGITGGRENMRALAEAGLDEIRFHPPLELWGDLHGTEWEDILYVAREEGLDPAFEIPGIEAEPEFVEFVEEGAAEFVNVNEFEMSHGNYRRMQAEGYELQEGHMSAVDGSKAEILEEMGQHPKVYFCTSVFKDAAQHRNRLKRMAETEQRAFDEVTDDGTLVYGVTDERQDRLAELGVPEEYYEPVDGHVEVAWWLLEEMIEEGDVASGEIVERYPTYDEQVVERTPLA from the coding sequence ATGATCTCCAAGGGGTGCGAACAGTGTGCGCTGGGCGGCAAGATGGTGCTGTTCGTCTACGGCTACTGCGACGAGCGCGATTGCTTTTACTGCCCCCTGGGAGAGAACCGCAAGAACGTCGAACACGTCTACGCGAACGAACGGCCGGTCGAGTCGGACGAGGACGTCCTCGAGGAGGCCCGAAAGATGGACGCCCTGGGCGCCTCCATCACGGGTGGCGAACCACAGGAGGTCATGGACCGGACGACCCACTACATCTCCCTGCTCAAAGCGGAGTTCGGCGAGGACTATCACGTCCACCTCTACACCGGTATCACGGGCGGTCGCGAGAACATGCGTGCGCTCGCCGAAGCGGGCCTGGACGAGATCCGCTTTCACCCGCCGCTCGAACTGTGGGGCGACCTCCACGGTACCGAGTGGGAGGACATCCTCTACGTGGCCCGCGAGGAGGGGCTCGATCCCGCCTTCGAGATTCCCGGCATCGAGGCGGAACCCGAATTCGTCGAATTCGTCGAAGAGGGGGCCGCCGAGTTCGTCAACGTCAACGAGTTCGAGATGAGCCACGGCAACTACCGGCGGATGCAGGCCGAGGGCTACGAACTCCAGGAGGGCCATATGAGTGCCGTCGACGGCTCGAAGGCCGAGATCTTAGAGGAGATGGGCCAGCATCCGAAGGTCTACTTCTGTACGAGCGTCTTCAAGGACGCCGCACAGCACCGCAACCGTCTCAAACGCATGGCCGAGACCGAACAGCGGGCCTTCGACGAGGTGACCGACGACGGCACCCTCGTCTACGGCGTCACCGACGAACGCCAGGACCGACTGGCGGAACTCGGCGTCCCCGAGGAATACTACGAGCCAGTCGACGGCCACGTGGAGGTCGCGTGGTGGTTGCTCGAGGAGATGATCGAGGAAGGGGACGTCGCGTCGGGCGAGATCGTCGAGCGGTATCCGACCTACGACGAGCAGGTCGTCGAACGGACGCCGCTGGCGTGA
- a CDS encoding 30S ribosomal protein S19e, producing the protein MVTLYDAPADELIDALAATLAERLEEPEWASFTKTGTDRELPPEQEDFWFRRAASILRKVAMDGPVGVEALSTAYGNTKRGSNRYSVAPAHKTDASKKVIRTILQQLEDEDLVSQEGSAGRIATPAGRSLLDETAGEVIEELDNPELERYV; encoded by the coding sequence ATGGTAACCCTCTATGACGCCCCCGCGGACGAGCTCATCGACGCGCTCGCCGCGACCCTCGCCGAACGGCTCGAGGAGCCCGAGTGGGCCTCCTTCACGAAGACCGGTACCGACCGCGAGCTCCCGCCAGAGCAGGAAGACTTCTGGTTCCGACGAGCGGCAAGTATCCTCCGGAAGGTCGCCATGGACGGCCCCGTCGGCGTGGAGGCCCTCTCGACCGCGTACGGCAACACCAAACGCGGGAGCAACCGGTACTCGGTCGCCCCCGCGCACAAGACCGACGCCTCGAAGAAGGTCATTCGGACCATCCTCCAGCAACTCGAGGACGAGGACCTGGTGTCCCAGGAGGGCAGTGCCGGCCGGATCGCCACGCCCGCGGGCCGGAGCCTGCTCGACGAGACCGCCGGCGAGGTCATCGAGGAGCTCGACAACCCCGAACTCGAGCGCTACGTCTAG
- the dsrO gene encoding sulfate reduction electron transfer complex DsrMKJOP subunit DsrO, protein MTRYGLVIDQERCIGCHACAVSCKQENNVPHGQFWNRILTEGGEKMDEPAGTYPEHGQDGTMDMAYQPTACQHCDNAPCVKVCPVNATYTREDGIVEIDYDKCIGCRYCMAACPYNARVFNWDEPEHLPEAGTGDVAERPKGVVEKCTFCSHRVEEGLDPACVANCVADARIFGDLDDPNSTVSKYIRKYETHRLLEDRETDPKTYYIRGEMSPGRPQTSPKMESELTAEEREDAGLSPSPHVPETAAEGGD, encoded by the coding sequence ATGACGAGATACGGACTGGTGATCGACCAGGAACGGTGTATCGGCTGTCACGCCTGTGCGGTCAGTTGCAAGCAGGAGAACAACGTCCCCCACGGACAGTTCTGGAACCGGATTCTGACCGAAGGCGGCGAGAAGATGGACGAGCCGGCGGGGACCTATCCGGAGCATGGCCAGGACGGGACGATGGACATGGCCTACCAGCCGACGGCGTGTCAGCACTGTGACAACGCCCCGTGTGTGAAGGTCTGTCCGGTCAACGCCACCTACACCCGCGAGGACGGCATCGTCGAGATCGACTACGACAAGTGTATCGGCTGTCGGTACTGCATGGCGGCGTGTCCGTACAACGCACGCGTGTTCAACTGGGACGAGCCCGAGCACCTGCCCGAGGCGGGTACCGGCGACGTCGCGGAGCGACCGAAGGGCGTCGTCGAGAAGTGTACGTTCTGCTCGCACCGCGTCGAAGAGGGACTGGACCCGGCGTGCGTGGCGAACTGCGTGGCCGACGCCAGGATATTCGGCGACCTCGACGACCCGAACAGTACGGTCTCGAAGTACATCCGGAAGTACGAGACCCATCGCCTGCTGGAAGACCGGGAGACGGACCCGAAGACCTACTACATCCGTGGGGAGATGAGCCCGGGGCGACCGCAGACCTCGCCCAAGATGGAGTCGGAGCTGACGGCCGAAGAGCGCGAGGACGCCGGCCTGTCGCCGTCGCCCCACGTGCCGGAGACGGCAGCGGAGGGTGGTGACTGA
- the nrfD gene encoding NrfD/PsrC family molybdoenzyme membrane anchor subunit, translating into MAAERDGGVVAIERFGPMGKAWLGLLGLLILGGLFAWYQQLQLGLAATGMRNVFSWGLYIMLFVLFVGLSAGGLIISSAPKFFHSDEYESLARFGVLLSLAAIVVAGLLILPDIGRPGRIYQFITSPDLRSPMVWDFAIVVLYGLFNVWYLWLLTRRDLAARGSALALGTDDTAAGRDRDRRLAFWSAAIALPLAVMLHSVTGWIFATQVGRGDWFSPLVAPTFIAKALVSGLGLLLVAAILADRLTNFEFEAELRTRLGKFLGVFLAVHVVYLVAAERLPHAWAANFEFWAITSGFLVGETSYFWLWTVVGGAIPIALLAIPTVRETAWAVFTAGALAVFGVVFEGVRLIFVGYESVNIDLAPGVSVGEYGGLGSTIWAQTGVYTPTLIEVAISLGIIAIGALILTVGLRFVPIQAEAPAVTDGGRE; encoded by the coding sequence ATGGCGGCCGAACGAGACGGTGGCGTGGTCGCCATCGAGCGGTTCGGCCCGATGGGGAAGGCCTGGCTGGGGCTGCTGGGTCTGCTGATCCTGGGCGGCCTGTTCGCCTGGTATCAGCAGTTACAGCTGGGTCTGGCGGCCACGGGCATGCGCAACGTGTTCTCGTGGGGGCTGTACATCATGCTGTTCGTGCTGTTCGTCGGCCTCTCGGCCGGCGGTTTGATCATCTCGAGTGCGCCGAAGTTCTTCCACTCCGACGAGTACGAGAGTCTGGCGCGCTTTGGCGTGCTGTTGAGCCTGGCGGCGATCGTCGTCGCGGGCCTGCTCATCCTCCCGGACATCGGTCGTCCGGGCCGGATCTACCAGTTCATCACCTCGCCGGATCTGCGGTCGCCGATGGTGTGGGACTTCGCCATCGTCGTGCTCTACGGGCTGTTCAACGTCTGGTACCTGTGGCTGCTCACCCGTCGTGATCTCGCAGCGCGCGGGTCGGCGCTGGCGCTTGGCACCGACGACACGGCCGCGGGACGCGACCGCGACCGCCGTCTGGCGTTCTGGAGTGCGGCCATCGCGCTCCCGCTGGCGGTCATGCTCCACTCGGTGACCGGCTGGATCTTCGCGACCCAGGTCGGTCGTGGCGACTGGTTCAGCCCGCTCGTCGCGCCGACGTTCATCGCGAAGGCGCTGGTCTCCGGGCTCGGACTGCTGTTGGTGGCGGCGATTCTCGCCGACCGACTGACAAACTTCGAGTTCGAGGCGGAGCTACGCACCCGCCTGGGGAAGTTCCTCGGCGTCTTCCTCGCGGTCCACGTCGTCTACCTCGTTGCCGCCGAACGCCTCCCACACGCGTGGGCGGCGAACTTCGAGTTCTGGGCCATCACGAGCGGCTTCCTCGTCGGCGAAACCTCGTACTTCTGGCTCTGGACCGTCGTCGGTGGGGCCATCCCGATCGCCCTGCTCGCCATCCCGACAGTGCGCGAGACGGCCTGGGCCGTCTTCACCGCGGGGGCGCTCGCGGTCTTCGGCGTGGTCTTCGAGGGCGTTCGGCTCATCTTCGTCGGCTACGAGAGCGTGAACATCGACCTGGCACCGGGCGTCTCCGTCGGCGAATACGGCGGCCTCGGATCGACCATCTGGGCACAGACCGGCGTCTATACGCCGACGCTCATCGAGGTCGCCATCTCCCTGGGCATCATCGCTATCGGCGCGTTGATCCTGACGGTGGGGCTGCGGTTCGTTCCGATCCAGGCCGAGGCACCCGCCGTGACGGACGGGGGCCGTGAGTGA
- a CDS encoding polyprenyl synthetase family protein → MEYVEARRDAVEGRLRDVVAAVDPPRLREELEHVVLAGGKRVRPTLTILSCEAAGGDVWATDAGPENPLQVGPDGDLALDFAVGIELVHNASLVVDDIIDRSTLRRGTKSAWSQYGHGPAIVASDGLLGEAFHLFSADPRALESVSKALVELGEGEATELVDQPTTEGEYMELARRKTGALFRAAAELGAIAADANGPTIDAFGEYAERVGIAFQIRDDVLDTTSDAESLGKPVGHDDQMERPSIVRVTGQSPETLTEQAREESRQALAALDSIDPADGQAQAYLEDLAVFVAERDS, encoded by the coding sequence ATGGAGTACGTGGAGGCTCGTCGCGACGCTGTCGAAGGGCGTCTCCGGGATGTGGTGGCGGCGGTGGACCCGCCACGACTCCGGGAGGAGCTCGAGCACGTCGTCCTCGCCGGCGGCAAGCGCGTCCGCCCGACGTTGACGATTCTCTCCTGCGAGGCCGCCGGCGGTGACGTCTGGGCCACGGATGCGGGTCCCGAGAACCCCCTGCAGGTCGGTCCAGATGGCGACCTGGCGCTTGACTTTGCAGTCGGTATCGAGCTCGTCCACAACGCGTCGCTCGTCGTGGACGATATCATCGACCGATCGACACTCCGACGCGGGACGAAGAGCGCGTGGTCCCAGTACGGCCACGGCCCCGCCATCGTGGCCAGCGATGGGCTGCTCGGCGAGGCCTTTCACCTGTTCTCCGCCGATCCACGTGCGCTCGAATCGGTCTCGAAGGCCCTGGTCGAACTCGGCGAGGGCGAGGCGACCGAACTGGTCGACCAGCCGACGACCGAAGGGGAGTACATGGAGCTGGCGCGCAGAAAGACGGGTGCCCTGTTCAGGGCCGCCGCCGAACTCGGCGCCATCGCCGCCGACGCGAACGGCCCCACCATCGATGCCTTCGGCGAGTACGCCGAACGGGTCGGTATCGCCTTCCAGATCAGAGACGACGTCCTCGACACGACGAGCGACGCCGAATCGCTCGGCAAGCCCGTCGGCCACGACGACCAGATGGAACGACCCTCAATCGTCAGGGTCACCGGACAGTCGCCCGAGACGCTGACAGAACAGGCTCGCGAGGAGTCACGACAGGCACTCGCCGCCCTCGACAGCATCGATCCGGCCGACGGACAGGCACAGGCCTACCTCGAAGACCTCGCCGTCTTCGTCGCCGAACGCGATAGCTGA
- a CDS encoding molecular chaperone: protein MSAESADGDRPSPRVDERWGVVASCWRRPDEQLRAALESGLFEASLSERPPLKRLRVEHMRLFDGPGEHPCPPYESVYRDAEPDEELGPVMGPSTEAVTRWYAEYGLSAESWSDLPDHVAAELEFAGWLSAHGETQAMERFLDEHPREWMPAFLDGVESATTEPFYAVLADATRELIGEEEP from the coding sequence ATGTCGGCGGAGAGCGCGGACGGCGACCGGCCCTCGCCCCGGGTCGACGAGCGATGGGGCGTGGTTGCGTCCTGTTGGCGTCGGCCGGACGAGCAGTTACGGGCTGCCCTGGAGTCGGGGCTGTTCGAGGCGTCGCTGTCCGAGCGGCCACCGCTGAAACGGTTACGCGTCGAGCATATGCGACTCTTCGACGGTCCGGGTGAGCACCCATGTCCGCCGTACGAGAGCGTCTATCGCGACGCCGAACCGGACGAGGAGCTCGGTCCGGTCATGGGCCCCTCGACGGAGGCGGTAACGCGGTGGTACGCGGAGTACGGGCTGTCGGCGGAGTCCTGGAGCGACCTCCCCGATCACGTCGCTGCGGAACTGGAGTTCGCCGGGTGGCTGTCGGCCCACGGCGAGACCCAGGCCATGGAACGGTTCCTGGACGAACATCCCCGCGAGTGGATGCCGGCGTTCCTGGACGGCGTGGAATCGGCCACGACAGAACCGTTCTACGCGGTACTGGCGGACGCGACGCGCGAACTGATCGGCGAGGAGGAGCCGTAA
- a CDS encoding molybdopterin-dependent oxidoreductase has product MSQDVSDDGVTRRSVLRSTGAAAAAFGIGGGSGLAALSDTSEARSAIGESFVGENKTVDTVCSPNCRGKCPLKVHVRDGTIRKIEPQIPDDPQYKRACVLGLSHTQRAYDPTRLKFPMKRADWSPDEPNPQGRGPDAEFERIEWDEALDLMAEKMESVQSEYGKESLLFHEGSGNYGQGGKAFNRLASYLGASKSAWGIDANVGRGFNRVTGHGFFLPPTNESEDWENANTIIVWGSDILSSQFQMDASKVLDAVENGAKLVVVDPVYTTTAAKADLWLPVKPGKDVYLILAMMNNVFEEENYDAEFLQERTTAPALIREDTGEALRAADVFEDGAEDQVVAIDEETGEPVALEPETPGSYALFGEHTVAGIECETALSKLRDHAADYPAEEMAEKTGVEAKNIRQAAEWLATRGAGGIAPSYAIGRYTHGHIFGQAYAIMLAMTGDYGKHGNIHAHHAAGTTLAAGDFAAPADSDPGPSIFFPDYPDAMLNDDPYPIKAVYSIESNMMGNQFPDRQLYREAIRSLEMYVVADMHYTDTVQHADIVLPVPHWFEQEDISSGWGSVPFLSYRHKVQEPLWESKNDYFAIRELAQRLGYGDRFPDSKRALLQELASRDDDIDFETIFEQGTQRKESVDVVKYKGEFPTETGRIEVYDDDAPSEKGTSFEVPRPLEDRTAEDHEKADEYPLMFMQKHSRFRIHSQYEMVRWVREINPEPQLDIHPEDGAEYGIEDGEYVRVYNDRGEMVVKAKYNEAMQPGLVNTDQGWWDRDFVKGHLNDLCHNEVSEVGKTMSFYDVRVAVEPAPDDIDTSMYTDADESVPEMGGEIQ; this is encoded by the coding sequence GCGCGGAGCGCGATCGGGGAGAGTTTCGTCGGCGAGAACAAGACCGTCGACACGGTCTGTTCGCCGAACTGCCGTGGCAAGTGTCCCCTGAAGGTTCACGTCCGGGACGGCACGATCCGGAAGATAGAACCACAGATTCCCGACGACCCGCAGTACAAGCGGGCCTGCGTGCTCGGCCTCTCGCACACCCAGCGCGCCTACGATCCGACTCGTCTGAAGTTCCCGATGAAGCGGGCGGACTGGTCGCCGGACGAACCGAACCCGCAGGGGCGCGGGCCCGACGCCGAGTTCGAGCGTATCGAGTGGGACGAGGCACTCGATCTCATGGCCGAGAAGATGGAGTCCGTCCAGTCGGAGTACGGGAAGGAAAGTCTCCTCTTCCACGAGGGCTCGGGTAACTACGGACAGGGCGGGAAAGCGTTCAACCGCCTGGCCTCCTATCTGGGCGCCTCCAAGTCAGCGTGGGGGATCGACGCCAACGTCGGTCGCGGCTTCAACCGCGTCACCGGCCACGGCTTTTTCCTCCCGCCGACCAACGAGTCCGAGGACTGGGAGAACGCGAACACGATCATCGTCTGGGGTTCGGACATCCTCTCCAGTCAGTTCCAGATGGACGCCTCGAAGGTGCTCGACGCCGTCGAGAATGGGGCGAAACTCGTCGTCGTCGACCCGGTCTACACGACGACGGCGGCGAAGGCCGACCTCTGGTTGCCGGTCAAGCCCGGCAAGGACGTCTATCTCATCCTCGCGATGATGAACAACGTCTTCGAGGAGGAGAACTACGACGCCGAGTTCCTCCAGGAGCGAACGACTGCGCCTGCGCTGATCCGCGAGGACACGGGTGAGGCGCTTCGTGCGGCCGACGTCTTCGAAGACGGTGCGGAGGATCAGGTCGTCGCGATCGACGAGGAGACCGGCGAGCCGGTCGCCCTCGAACCCGAGACGCCCGGCTCGTATGCACTCTTCGGCGAGCACACGGTCGCCGGCATCGAGTGCGAGACCGCACTGTCGAAACTTCGCGATCACGCCGCCGACTACCCGGCCGAGGAGATGGCCGAGAAGACCGGCGTCGAGGCCAAGAACATCCGCCAGGCAGCGGAGTGGCTCGCCACGCGTGGCGCCGGCGGTATCGCGCCGAGTTACGCCATCGGTCGGTACACCCACGGCCACATCTTCGGTCAGGCCTACGCTATCATGCTGGCGATGACCGGCGATTACGGCAAGCACGGGAACATTCACGCCCACCACGCGGCCGGCACGACGCTGGCCGCCGGCGACTTCGCTGCACCGGCGGATTCGGATCCGGGCCCCTCGATCTTCTTCCCCGACTACCCGGACGCGATGCTCAACGACGACCCGTACCCCATCAAAGCCGTCTACTCGATCGAGTCCAACATGATGGGGAACCAGTTCCCCGACAGACAGCTCTACAGGGAGGCAATCCGCAGCCTGGAGATGTACGTCGTCGCGGACATGCACTACACCGATACGGTCCAGCACGCCGACATCGTGTTGCCGGTACCCCACTGGTTCGAGCAGGAGGACATCTCCTCGGGCTGGGGTTCGGTTCCGTTCTTGAGCTACAGGCACAAGGTCCAGGAACCCCTCTGGGAGTCCAAGAACGACTACTTCGCCATCCGCGAGCTCGCCCAGCGGCTCGGGTACGGAGACCGCTTCCCGGACAGTAAGCGGGCCCTCCTCCAGGAGCTGGCGAGCCGTGACGACGATATCGACTTCGAGACGATCTTCGAGCAGGGTACCCAGCGCAAGGAGAGCGTGGACGTCGTCAAGTACAAAGGCGAGTTCCCCACGGAGACCGGCCGTATCGAGGTCTACGACGACGACGCCCCGAGCGAGAAGGGCACGTCCTTCGAGGTCCCCCGGCCGCTCGAGGACCGGACGGCCGAGGACCACGAGAAGGCCGACGAGTACCCCCTGATGTTCATGCAGAAACACAGCCGCTTCCGGATCCACTCCCAGTACGAGATGGTGCGGTGGGTCCGGGAGATCAACCCCGAACCGCAGCTGGACATCCACCCGGAGGACGGGGCGGAGTACGGCATCGAGGACGGCGAGTACGTCCGCGTCTACAACGACCGCGGCGAGATGGTCGTCAAGGCGAAGTACAACGAGGCCATGCAGCCTGGACTGGTCAACACCGACCAGGGCTGGTGGGACCGCGACTTCGTCAAAGGCCACCTCAACGACCTCTGTCACAATGAGGTCAGCGAGGTCGGGAAGACGATGTCCTTCTACGACGTGCGGGTCGCGGTCGAACCGGCACCCGACGACATCGACACGAGCATGTACACGGATGCGGACGAGAGCGTTCCGGAGATGGGTGGTGAGATCCAATGA
- a CDS encoding DUF373 family protein, giving the protein MLLVLCVDLDDDLGRKTGVPTPVIGRNEVEHAAVSLAEADPEDSDVNVLFEGVRLHDTLGGEERVEVAAVTGTDRGDVAANRKVGREVDEVLATIQSTDQVRIVVVTDGAQDESVVPVIRSRAPIDSVRRVVVRQAQDLESMYYTLKQVMNDPETRGTILVPLGVLLLIYPLAVLAEFLGLPGAVLGISSAMVGLYALFRGLGLEDSVDDFVSRVRDSLYTGRVTLITYVVAAALLVVGGVEGLAHLQALQASGEPGAGQVVSALFYGSVRWFAAAALTTSLGQITDEYLSGRFRWRYLNAPFYVAAIAAVLHTVSAFFLGYVTLAELAAVLTVGTLVSVLSTLAFAVVESRRAEAA; this is encoded by the coding sequence ATGCTGTTGGTCCTCTGTGTGGACTTAGACGACGACCTCGGTCGCAAGACCGGCGTCCCGACGCCAGTCATCGGGCGGAACGAGGTCGAACACGCCGCGGTCTCGCTCGCCGAGGCCGACCCCGAGGACAGCGACGTGAACGTCCTCTTCGAGGGCGTCCGACTGCACGACACGCTCGGCGGCGAGGAGCGGGTCGAGGTGGCAGCGGTCACCGGCACCGACCGGGGGGACGTCGCAGCCAACCGGAAGGTCGGTCGGGAGGTCGACGAGGTGCTGGCGACCATCCAGTCGACCGACCAGGTGCGCATCGTGGTCGTCACCGACGGCGCACAGGACGAGAGCGTCGTTCCGGTCATCCGATCGCGAGCACCCATCGACTCGGTCCGTCGAGTGGTCGTCAGGCAGGCCCAGGACCTCGAGTCGATGTACTACACCCTCAAGCAGGTGATGAACGATCCGGAGACGCGGGGGACGATCCTGGTGCCGCTTGGCGTCCTCCTCCTCATCTATCCGCTGGCGGTGCTCGCCGAATTCCTGGGTCTCCCGGGTGCCGTCCTCGGCATCTCGTCCGCGATGGTGGGGCTGTACGCGCTCTTCCGTGGACTCGGCCTCGAAGACAGCGTGGACGACTTCGTCTCGCGCGTCCGTGACAGTCTCTACACCGGCCGGGTCACGCTCATCACCTACGTCGTGGCGGCGGCGTTGCTCGTCGTCGGCGGCGTGGAGGGGCTCGCTCACCTCCAGGCGCTACAGGCGAGCGGGGAACCGGGCGCCGGCCAGGTGGTCTCGGCACTCTTCTACGGCTCCGTGCGCTGGTTCGCCGCGGCAGCGCTCACCACGAGTCTCGGACAGATCACCGACGAGTACCTCTCGGGGCGGTTCCGCTGGCGATACCTCAACGCCCCGTTCTACGTCGCGGCCATCGCCGCGGTGTTGCACACCGTCTCGGCGTTCTTCCTCGGGTACGTCACGCTCGCCGAACTGGCGGCGGTCCTCACGGTGGGGACGCTAGTGAGCGTGTTGAGCACATTGGCGTTCGCCGTGGTGGAATCCCGACGGGCCGAAGCGGCCTGA